Proteins co-encoded in one Papaver somniferum cultivar HN1 chromosome 5, ASM357369v1, whole genome shotgun sequence genomic window:
- the LOC113281374 gene encoding protein bicaudal C homolog 1-A-like has product MSELQPPPPPPPPPPLGSINGLVLGSREGITTTAITTTAAATVGIPLSSDRQLQQQQSLGTKRQRRPSVRLGDIGDHNQTAATTHSYESYLRRTTKQQWKDHNNSTHNNFSYRHPSHFLKDPKSSKTRPLTNLTNTEETFDGGDGKLNKPRRSGVKRVRSNWVSNDGIRDLDDNSDTPLKELGVTSPIQSIEENPRKQIRGSRIGESDGGDDDDNDEAPRFIIEDGVQNWLNGLGLGRYGPVFEIHEVDEEVLPLLTLDDLKDMGINAVGSRRKMYCAIEKLGKGFS; this is encoded by the coding sequence ATGTCAGAGTTAcagccaccaccacctccaccaccgccTCCACCACTAGGATCCATAAATGGACTAGTACTAGGATCAAGAGAAGGAATTACCACCACTGCcataacaacaacagcagcagcaacagttgGAATTCCTCTATCTTCAGACAGACAACTGCAGCAGCAACAATCTTTAGGTACAAAGCGACAACGAAGACCAAGTGTAAGATTAGGTGATATTGGAGATCATAatcaaacagcagcaacaacacatTCTTACGAATCTTATCTAAGGAGAACAACAAAACAACAATGGAAAGATCATAATAATAGTACTCATAACAATTTCTCATATCGACATCCCTCTCATTTTCTTAAAGATCCTAAATCATCAAAGACTAGACCTTTAACCAATTTAACCAATACAGAAGAAACCTTTGATGGTGGTGATGGAAAGTTGAATAAACCTAGAAGAAGTGGGGTTAAAAGGGTTCGATCCAATTGGGTATCTAATGATGGAATTAGAGACTTGGATGACAATTCTGATACCCCTTTGAAGGAATTAGGTGTTActagcccaattcaatcaattgaagaaaaccctaggaaacaaaTTAGGGGTTCTAGGATTGGGGAATccgatggtggtgatgatgacgaTAATGATGAGGCGCCGCGGTTTATCATAGAAGATGGTGTTCAGAATTGGCTTAATGGATTGGGATTAGGAAGGTATGGGCCTGTTTTTGAAATACATGAAGTGGATGAAGAAGTGTTGCCATTGTTAACATTGGATGATCTTAAAGATATGGGTATTAATGCTGTTGGTTCAAGGAGGAAAATGTATTGCGCGATTGAAAAGCTTGGAAAAGGTTTTTCTTGA
- the LOC113281373 gene encoding uncharacterized protein LOC113281373 yields MIMFPTQNPHKQQQQQRYDGYGYGGCREYSYCPRYGGGSFDHMRDDQYFYNEAIYLESDIIELVGNRCQRLQQHHMAEDESRTSSVNEAGSSSRDPSQQDQKQGDEKWLQLGLGNSVAEDSELNKLTNKEVLDEEQPTPRRDDKLVELDLLSGTGTQDVKSLTPIFHMTSNDFRPNFPPFRSGIHINNNSTTGTRISMPYFIHHHQQSRSTSLNLSTHNHHLQPEHHFAWAAAGNNSYNRSNVWNPTVGTSASPLPLMSNSSYNYLRSPSSFQQHPNVDIAGPSSSTTSDNMMMKVIDTPPRPHSGIWFVLQASPNQSKEPFLPQIPKSYLRIKDGRMPVRLLMKYLANKLRLNSESEIEIRCRGQQLDPFLTLQHVRDHIWNPKDDRDQLLMMTLLQDASATTSTDNHVMILHYGTNSNTSSTVNRTTTP; encoded by the exons ATGATAATGTTTCCAACACAAAACCcccataaacaacaacaacagcaacgaTACGACGGTTACGGTTATGGTGGTTGTAGAGAATATAGTTATTGTCCTAGATACGGAGGAGGGAGTTTTGATCATATGAGGGATGATCAATATTTTTACAACGAAGCCATTTATTTAGAATCTGATATAATAGAGTTGGTTGGGAATCGGTGTCAACGGCTACAACAACATCATATGGCTGAAGATGAGTCGAGAACTAGTAGTGTAAATGAAGCAGGATCAAGCTCAAGAGATCCTTCTCAGCAAGATCAGAAGCAGGGAGACGAGAAATGGCTGCAATTAGGACTAGGCAATTCTGTTGCCGAGGATTCTGAGCTCAACAAGCTCACAAACAAAGAAGTTTTGGATGAGGAACAACCGACTCCACGAAGAGATGACAAATTGGTGGAACTCGATCTCTTGTCTGGGACTGGGACACAAGATGTGAAGTCATTAACACCTATTTTCCACATGACATCAAACGACTTCCGACCAAATTTTCCTCCTTTTCGATCCGGTATTCATATCAACAATAATAGCACTACTGGTACTCGCATCAGCATGCCTTATtttattcatcatcatcaacagtcGAGATCAACGAGTTTGAATCTTTCTACAcataatcatcatcttcagcCTGAGCATCATTTCGCATGGGCGGCAGCTGGTAATAATTCGTATAACAGGTCTAATGTATGGAATCCAacagtaggaacatcagcatccCCTTTGCCATTGATGAGTAATTCTTCATATAACTATTTACGATCACCATCATCTTTTCAGCAACACCCTAACGTAGATATTGCCGGTCCTAGTAGTAGTACTACTTCCGATAATATGATGATGAAAGTTATCGACACGCCGCCTAGACCACACTCCGGCATTTGGTTCGTCCTACAAGCATCTCCAAACCA GTCAAAAGAACCATTTTTGCCTCAGATTCCCAAGAGCTACCTAAGAATCAA AGACGGAAGGATGCCAGTTAGATTGTTGATGAAGTATTTGGCTAACAAACTAAGACTGAATAGCGAATCAGAG ATAGAGATAAGATGTAGAGGGCAACAGCTTGACCCATTTTTGACGTTGCAACATGTAAGAGATCATATTTGGAATCCAAAAGATGATCGTGATCAATTGCTGATGATGACTTTGCTTCAGGATGCTTCGGCCACTACTAGTACTGATAATCATGTCATGATTCTACATTATGGTACTAACTCTAATACAAGCAGTACTGTTAATAGGACTACTACTCCCTGA